One stretch of Microvirga lotononidis DNA includes these proteins:
- a CDS encoding recombination protein NinB, with protein sequence MTRATLILANDQVRQRAIKWIGQAKPGTKVEFKAPRRSLDQNALMWMRLGEIAKGVEWYGQYLSAEDWKDILSASLRKARVVPGIDPGTYVPLGMRTSDMTKEEMTNLLELIAAFAAQQGVELSA encoded by the coding sequence ATGACTAGGGCAACTCTCATCCTTGCCAATGACCAAGTGCGGCAGCGGGCCATCAAATGGATCGGGCAAGCAAAGCCTGGGACCAAGGTTGAGTTCAAGGCTCCGCGTCGCAGTCTCGACCAGAACGCTCTCATGTGGATGCGCCTGGGAGAAATCGCCAAGGGCGTGGAATGGTACGGGCAATACCTCTCGGCCGAGGACTGGAAGGACATTCTGTCCGCCTCCCTCCGCAAGGCCCGTGTCGTACCCGGCATAGATCCTGGAACTTACGTCCCGCTTGGAATGCGGACGAGCGACATGACGAAAGAGGAAATGACAAATTTGCTTGAGCTTATCGCGGCCTTCGCGGCTCAGCAGGGCGTGGAGCTGTCGGCATGA
- a CDS encoding helix-turn-helix domain-containing protein: MDLTRALTVAKREKSPPRPDRLLVLSAVALGAIEGRPFRVQKLAEYLGMPRTSVLRRLEELGEEGWIEYDAKGHALIRADRLNEPGVVWVCDRMSTLIHRAHYELLELERKENKTVQSGH; the protein is encoded by the coding sequence ATGGATCTCACACGAGCGCTCACCGTAGCCAAGCGAGAGAAATCCCCACCGCGTCCGGACCGATTGCTTGTCCTCTCAGCCGTTGCCCTCGGCGCCATCGAGGGGCGGCCATTCCGCGTTCAGAAGCTTGCTGAGTATCTCGGGATGCCGCGCACATCCGTCCTCCGGCGCCTGGAGGAGTTGGGGGAGGAGGGTTGGATCGAATACGACGCGAAAGGCCACGCTTTAATCAGGGCCGACAGGCTGAATGAGCCAGGAGTCGTATGGGTTTGCGACAGAATGTCCACACTAATCCACAGGGCTCATTACGAGCTTCTTGAATTAGAACGAAAAGAGAACAAAACTGTCCAAAGCGGACACTGA
- a CDS encoding sugar ABC transporter ATP-binding protein, whose protein sequence is MAPLLTMHGIDKRFAGIPALRAADLVVEKGEVHALIGQNGAGKSTMIKILTGYYRKDAGEILFDGSAVEFSSPQEAQKAGISTIYQEINLVPYRSVTENICLGREKHRFGLLDWPAMHAEARALLARFSIDIDVHRPLMVYPTAVQQMVAIARAIGFEAKLVIMDEPTSSLDEREVGVLFGVIRQLKAAGVSVIFVSHKLDELYAVCDRVTIMRDGRTVQVAPMSQLSRLDLVTSMLGRELTQILQEPHDAGTSEADTRTPVLTVRGLAVGRKVRDVSFEVRPGEIVGLAGLLGAGRTESVRAVYGADRPDSGTITFAGRDNAIASPSDAILAGMGFCSEDRKLEGIIPDMSVRENLTLALMPQLARNGIVDEARSREIVDRFIKRLGIRCSGPEQRIRELSGGNQQKVLLARWLCMNPKLLILDEPTRGIDVGAKAEILSLIRELAGQGLGVLMISSELEEVVDAASRIFVLRDGHTAAELEGDSVTEQNVMAAMAHGHESAREAPHG, encoded by the coding sequence ATGGCGCCGCTCCTCACCATGCATGGCATCGACAAGCGCTTCGCCGGCATTCCGGCCCTGCGCGCAGCCGACCTCGTGGTCGAGAAAGGCGAGGTCCATGCGCTGATCGGCCAGAACGGCGCCGGCAAGTCGACCATGATCAAGATCCTGACCGGCTATTACCGCAAGGATGCCGGCGAGATCCTGTTCGACGGAAGCGCCGTCGAGTTCTCCTCCCCGCAGGAGGCGCAGAAGGCCGGCATCAGCACGATCTACCAGGAGATCAACCTGGTGCCCTATCGCTCCGTGACCGAGAACATCTGCCTCGGTCGGGAGAAGCACCGCTTCGGTCTCCTCGATTGGCCCGCCATGCACGCGGAAGCACGCGCCCTCCTTGCGCGCTTCAGCATCGACATCGACGTGCACCGTCCTCTCATGGTCTATCCGACCGCCGTGCAGCAGATGGTCGCCATCGCCCGGGCGATCGGTTTCGAGGCGAAGCTCGTCATCATGGACGAGCCTACGTCCTCTCTCGACGAACGTGAGGTCGGCGTACTGTTCGGGGTGATCCGCCAACTCAAGGCAGCCGGCGTCTCGGTCATCTTCGTCAGCCACAAGCTCGACGAACTCTACGCCGTCTGTGATCGCGTCACCATCATGCGCGACGGCCGCACGGTGCAGGTCGCTCCGATGAGCCAACTGTCGCGGCTAGACCTCGTCACTTCAATGCTGGGCCGCGAGCTCACCCAGATTCTGCAGGAGCCGCACGATGCGGGCACGTCCGAAGCCGATACCCGGACGCCGGTCCTGACCGTTCGGGGTCTCGCTGTCGGTCGCAAGGTCCGCGACGTCAGCTTCGAGGTCCGTCCGGGTGAAATCGTCGGTCTCGCTGGATTGCTCGGCGCCGGCCGGACCGAATCCGTCCGCGCCGTTTACGGAGCCGACCGGCCGGATTCCGGCACGATCACATTTGCCGGGAGGGATAACGCCATCGCGTCTCCATCCGACGCCATCCTGGCCGGCATGGGCTTCTGCTCGGAAGACCGAAAGCTCGAAGGCATCATCCCCGACATGTCGGTGCGTGAGAACCTCACGCTGGCACTCATGCCGCAACTGGCGCGAAACGGAATCGTCGACGAGGCCCGCAGCCGCGAGATCGTCGACCGCTTCATCAAGCGGCTGGGTATCCGTTGCTCCGGTCCGGAGCAACGGATCCGCGAGCTCTCGGGCGGCAACCAGCAGAAGGTGCTGCTGGCGCGTTGGCTCTGCATGAATCCGAAACTTCTCATCCTCGACGAGCCGACCCGCGGCATCGACGTGGGCGCGAAGGCCGAGATCCTCAGCCTGATCCGGGAACTGGCCGGACAGGGCCTCGGCGTCCTGATGATCTCTTCCGAACTCGAGGAGGTGGTGGACGCGGCAAGCCGCATCTTCGTTCTCCGTGACGGCCACACGGCTGCGGAACTGGAAGGCGATTCCGTGACCGAGCAGAACGTCATGGCCGCCATGGCTCATGGTCATGAGAGTGCCCGGGAGGCGCCCCATGGCTGA
- the aldA gene encoding aldehyde dehydrogenase, with the protein MTAPTLTAPAETVTHYQMYIDGAWTDGQAPGRLDVENPANELVFATVPAGSANDATAALEAARRAQPAWAALPPIVRAGYVFDLAAAVRREKSHLARIVVREQGKPLNQAEGEIDAVVTFLTYAAENARRIEGDLLPSDHPNEDVWIRRVPFGVVVGLTAWNYPAALAARKIGPALVAGNTIVVKGHESTPLSAIEIARLAHEVGLPKGVLNVVTGDGRTVGEALVRSPLSDLISMTGSVRAGREIYAAGAQDLKVIRLELGGKAPFIVLEDADLDAAVEAAIVSRFTNCGQICTCNERMYLHKAVAEPFLDKFVSRVKSLRLADPMTNPDMGPKVNRPEVDKVEEIVNEAIGAGAEVLAGGRRLTEGEFARGHWFEPTVLRVDSNRASVMQREIFGPVAPVMTVDSFEQALSFANDTSYGLSAYVYTNDLRRVMRLSRELSFGELYVNRPCGELVQGFHTGWKHSGLGGEDGKYGFDGYLRKQTTYVRW; encoded by the coding sequence ATGACGGCTCCCACCCTGACCGCCCCCGCTGAAACCGTGACTCACTACCAGATGTACATCGATGGAGCCTGGACGGACGGTCAGGCGCCGGGACGTCTGGATGTGGAAAACCCGGCCAACGAGTTGGTTTTCGCCACCGTCCCAGCCGGCTCGGCGAACGACGCGACGGCCGCCCTGGAGGCCGCCAGGCGTGCCCAGCCTGCCTGGGCGGCCCTCCCACCCATCGTACGGGCCGGCTACGTTTTCGATCTCGCCGCGGCCGTCCGCCGGGAGAAGTCGCATCTTGCGCGGATCGTGGTGCGCGAGCAGGGAAAGCCCCTGAACCAGGCCGAGGGCGAAATCGACGCCGTGGTGACGTTTCTCACCTATGCCGCCGAGAACGCACGGCGCATCGAGGGCGATCTTCTGCCGTCGGACCATCCAAACGAGGATGTCTGGATCCGCCGCGTTCCCTTTGGCGTGGTCGTCGGTCTGACGGCTTGGAACTACCCGGCAGCGCTTGCGGCCCGCAAGATTGGTCCGGCTCTTGTCGCGGGCAACACCATCGTCGTGAAGGGCCACGAATCCACTCCCCTGTCGGCCATCGAGATCGCCCGCCTCGCCCATGAGGTCGGGCTGCCGAAAGGCGTACTCAACGTGGTGACCGGCGACGGGCGCACGGTCGGCGAGGCCCTCGTGCGGTCGCCCCTGAGCGATCTCATTTCCATGACGGGCAGCGTGCGTGCAGGACGGGAGATTTATGCGGCGGGTGCGCAGGACCTCAAGGTCATCCGTTTGGAACTGGGCGGAAAGGCGCCGTTCATCGTTCTGGAGGACGCGGATCTGGATGCGGCCGTCGAAGCCGCCATCGTCTCACGCTTCACGAATTGCGGACAGATCTGCACCTGCAACGAGCGCATGTATCTGCACAAGGCCGTTGCCGAGCCCTTCCTCGATAAGTTCGTCTCGCGGGTGAAAAGCCTGCGGCTCGCCGATCCCATGACCAATCCCGACATGGGGCCGAAGGTGAACCGGCCCGAGGTGGACAAGGTCGAGGAGATCGTCAACGAGGCGATAGGAGCCGGGGCCGAGGTCCTGGCCGGCGGACGTCGATTGACCGAAGGCGAGTTTGCCCGTGGGCACTGGTTCGAACCGACCGTGCTGCGGGTCGACAGCAATCGGGCATCCGTGATGCAGCGGGAAATCTTCGGGCCCGTGGCCCCGGTGATGACCGTCGACAGTTTCGAGCAGGCGCTGAGCTTCGCCAACGACACGAGCTATGGCCTGTCGGCTTACGTGTACACGAACGATCTTCGCCGGGTCATGCGATTGTCCCGTGAGCTTTCGTTCGGCGAGCTTTACGTCAACCGTCCTTGCGGAGAGCTGGTCCAGGGCTTCCACACGGGTTGGAAGCATTCGGGCCTCGGCGGCGAGGACGGCAAGTACGGTTTCGACGGCTACCTGCGCAAGCAGACAACGTATGTCCGTTGGTAA
- a CDS encoding helix-turn-helix domain-containing protein has translation MTANKVTNHMRRHMRENRQSMSLSELAAIHDVEPCTVRDHTKDIAPPPGGWKPSGRKPKFCRDKARRLEAQGVSRADIARRFGVTKPAVTIALGSKRN, from the coding sequence GTGACGGCCAACAAGGTCACAAACCACATGCGCCGCCACATGCGCGAGAACCGCCAGAGCATGAGCCTGAGTGAGTTGGCGGCCATCCACGATGTCGAGCCCTGCACCGTTCGCGATCACACCAAGGACATTGCGCCCCCGCCGGGAGGCTGGAAGCCCAGCGGGCGCAAACCGAAGTTCTGCCGGGACAAGGCCAGACGCCTGGAGGCGCAGGGAGTAAGCCGCGCCGATATTGCCCGACGTTTTGGCGTAACCAAGCCAGCGGTGACAATCGCACTCGGGTCGAAGCGCAACTAG
- a CDS encoding siphovirus Gp157 family protein: protein MNAHQTFSQEIATAALVVKALEDAGITPDDPDYATLIESECDAIERIRRILRAARCTEANSKALKEIEEENRERRKRFEAKAETLRAIALQGMKALQLPKVEAPDFTASVTATRPSVSIDDPEAIPSQLCRIKREPDKTAIKAALEQGEAVPGASLSSASQTLTVRTR, encoded by the coding sequence ATGAACGCCCATCAGACATTCTCACAGGAAATCGCTACAGCCGCTCTCGTCGTGAAGGCATTGGAAGACGCCGGCATTACGCCGGACGATCCCGACTATGCAACCCTCATCGAAAGCGAGTGCGACGCCATCGAGCGCATCCGCCGCATCCTTCGGGCCGCCCGTTGCACGGAAGCCAACAGCAAGGCTCTGAAGGAGATCGAGGAGGAGAACCGGGAACGTCGCAAGCGGTTCGAGGCCAAGGCCGAAACCCTTCGGGCCATCGCTCTCCAGGGCATGAAGGCTCTCCAGCTTCCGAAGGTTGAGGCGCCAGACTTCACCGCCTCCGTCACCGCGACCCGGCCGAGCGTTTCGATTGACGATCCCGAGGCCATTCCTTCGCAACTCTGCCGCATCAAGCGGGAGCCAGACAAGACGGCGATCAAGGCTGCTCTTGAACAGGGCGAGGCCGTTCCTGGCGCTTCCCTTTCTTCTGCCTCCCAAACTCTGACCGTGAGAACCCGCTAA
- a CDS encoding tyrosine-type recombinase/integrase has protein sequence MPLKLHPPRAGKSTNYTIRGTHLGQYVDRSARTPDKATARKVLKKIERDIEAGTFREETGPTFADAALAYLEAGGDDRFLAPLTSHFKTTPLTRIDQAAIDKAAATLYPNGDNATRNRQVYTPMSAILKRAGVDFKIRRPKGAEGKKRTHWLWPEQAESLFRAASVRDEEFAILLVLLCYTGMRLEEGLSLDCGMVRLDDNYAYVPDTKTGEPRAVFLPPVVVDALKSHPRGLDREGCVFRYHKSGALYKKLRDALKAASITLPPRVKFHVFRHTYGTWMTRYAGLDTKGLTDTGTWKDIKSAARYRHAVTSEEAKKAAMLPDLTKSKIGGKGVEKKSTKKKEEHNEPLSE, from the coding sequence ATGCCCCTCAAGCTCCACCCGCCGCGCGCGGGGAAATCAACGAACTACACCATACGCGGGACCCACCTCGGGCAATACGTTGACCGATCTGCAAGAACTCCTGACAAGGCGACGGCTCGAAAGGTCCTCAAGAAGATCGAGCGGGACATCGAGGCCGGCACCTTCCGCGAGGAGACAGGGCCAACCTTCGCAGACGCGGCCTTAGCCTACCTGGAGGCTGGTGGGGACGACAGGTTCCTCGCCCCACTGACCTCCCACTTCAAGACGACCCCTCTTACCAGGATCGACCAAGCGGCAATCGATAAGGCGGCAGCCACCCTCTACCCAAACGGGGACAACGCCACCCGCAATCGGCAGGTCTACACGCCCATGTCGGCCATCCTTAAGCGGGCCGGGGTAGATTTCAAAATCAGGAGACCTAAAGGGGCCGAGGGGAAGAAGCGCACCCATTGGCTGTGGCCGGAGCAGGCCGAGAGCCTATTCAGAGCAGCGTCAGTCAGGGACGAGGAGTTCGCGATCCTGCTGGTCCTGCTCTGCTATACGGGGATGCGGCTGGAGGAGGGATTGTCGCTCGACTGCGGCATGGTCCGGCTGGACGATAACTATGCCTATGTGCCGGATACCAAGACCGGAGAGCCCAGGGCCGTGTTTCTGCCGCCTGTCGTGGTGGATGCTCTCAAGAGCCATCCGAGGGGGCTAGACCGGGAGGGTTGCGTGTTCCGGTATCATAAGAGCGGGGCTCTCTATAAGAAGCTGCGAGACGCTCTCAAAGCAGCTTCGATCACCCTGCCGCCTCGGGTGAAGTTTCATGTCTTCCGGCACACCTACGGCACGTGGATGACCCGCTATGCCGGGCTGGACACGAAGGGCCTGACGGACACGGGCACGTGGAAGGACATCAAGTCGGCGGCCCGCTACAGACACGCCGTGACCTCCGAAGAGGCCAAGAAGGCGGCTATGCTGCCAGACCTCACGAAATCGAAAATTGGTGGAAAAGGCGTGGAAAAGAAGTCTACAAAGAAAAAAGAGGAGCACAATGAGCCACTTAGCGAGTGA
- a CDS encoding RusA family crossover junction endodeoxyribonuclease, whose amino-acid sequence MITVTFDYPPSTNNLWRNGRSSSGRPTTYLSKQYAAWKQAAEWTAKAAARANGRIEGKYFIEIAAKRPDRRKRDLDNIIKPISDALVHGGIIEDDSKCEFIHCRWDDAVPSGVRVSVEAYPETHSKQGDDLGEWISLADAVGLALKNIGRGE is encoded by the coding sequence ATGATTACCGTCACCTTCGACTATCCTCCGTCCACGAACAATCTCTGGCGCAACGGGCGCAGCTCCAGCGGCCGGCCGACCACGTACCTGTCCAAGCAGTATGCCGCCTGGAAGCAAGCCGCCGAGTGGACCGCTAAGGCGGCTGCCAGGGCCAATGGCCGGATCGAGGGCAAGTACTTCATCGAGATTGCCGCCAAGCGTCCCGACCGGCGCAAGCGGGATCTCGACAACATCATCAAGCCGATCAGCGATGCCCTCGTTCATGGCGGCATCATCGAGGACGACAGCAAGTGCGAGTTCATCCACTGCCGCTGGGATGATGCCGTTCCGTCCGGGGTCCGCGTCTCCGTTGAGGCTTATCCGGAAACCCATAGCAAGCAGGGCGACGACCTGGGTGAGTGGATCTCCCTCGCTGATGCGGTCGGCCTCGCACTCAAGAACATCGGCAGGGGAGAGTAA
- a CDS encoding DNA-methyltransferase, giving the protein MTLYLGDCREIVPTLGEVCAIVTDPPYGLGKRLNGGTWGGSFEWDANTVDELGAILKAGKELIVWGGNYYGLPASRCWLTWHKPDAPPSMADVELAWTNMDANSRLLRHTIAATREHDERTGHPTQKPLRVMTWALGFVAGKTILDPFMGSGTTGVAAVRLGRKFIGIEMNPDYFDIARARIAKAIDQPDLFAAANDALPPKQEALKL; this is encoded by the coding sequence GTGACGCTCTACCTGGGAGACTGCCGGGAGATCGTGCCGACGCTTGGCGAGGTGTGCGCAATCGTGACAGACCCGCCCTACGGGCTAGGCAAGCGGCTGAATGGCGGCACCTGGGGCGGATCGTTCGAGTGGGACGCCAACACAGTCGATGAGTTGGGCGCCATCCTGAAGGCCGGCAAGGAATTGATCGTGTGGGGCGGCAATTATTACGGTTTGCCGGCCTCGCGCTGCTGGCTGACGTGGCACAAGCCCGACGCGCCGCCGTCCATGGCCGATGTTGAACTAGCGTGGACGAATATGGATGCGAACAGTCGCCTTCTACGGCACACAATCGCCGCCACACGGGAGCATGATGAGCGGACGGGGCACCCCACACAAAAGCCTCTGCGCGTGATGACGTGGGCTCTTGGTTTTGTTGCGGGCAAGACAATCCTTGACCCGTTTATGGGATCGGGAACAACCGGAGTCGCCGCCGTCAGACTAGGGCGCAAGTTCATCGGCATTGAGATGAACCCAGATTATTTCGACATCGCCCGCGCCCGGATCGCCAAGGCCATTGATCAGCCGGACCTCTTCGCCGCCGCGAATGACGCCCTGCCCCCGAAGCAAGAGGCTTTGAAGCTGTGA
- a CDS encoding helix-turn-helix domain-containing protein — translation MIQHRHFTNGADVLAHAREVARSRYAPRRITPTRVDMPAEHAVPDAVVAPVTLPEGVGSGIDMSQAVAPAQDVVRDIIDLKGTLIPKAHAKTIVRLIANRHGLQAADILGRTRTALVVAARHEAISSIYVEFPHWSLEKIAQFFGVHHTSVLHAIRKMGVWRGDAA, via the coding sequence ATGATCCAGCACAGACACTTCACCAACGGCGCCGATGTTCTGGCTCATGCCAGGGAAGTTGCGCGCAGCCGCTATGCCCCGCGCCGGATTACCCCGACGCGAGTTGATATGCCCGCAGAACACGCGGTTCCTGACGCTGTTGTCGCGCCGGTAACGCTCCCAGAGGGTGTAGGTTCCGGCATCGATATGAGTCAGGCTGTCGCGCCGGCCCAGGATGTCGTGCGGGACATCATCGACCTGAAGGGTACGTTGATCCCTAAGGCCCACGCCAAGACCATCGTTCGTCTGATCGCGAACAGGCATGGTCTACAAGCAGCCGATATCCTTGGCCGCACTCGGACGGCACTGGTCGTCGCGGCCCGTCACGAGGCCATCAGCTCCATCTATGTGGAGTTCCCGCACTGGTCCCTCGAAAAGATCGCTCAGTTCTTCGGGGTGCACCACACCTCGGTTCTTCACGCCATCCGCAAGATGGGCGTGTGGAGGGGAGACGCGGCATGA
- a CDS encoding ABC transporter substrate-binding protein: MLRRTFLALATGVAALGIGLGGVSAQELPKLKQKDKYKVGFAQTESNNPWRIAQTESMKAEAAKLGHQLVYTDAAGSAAKQVADVNSMIAQGVDLIFLAPREEKPLIPAVMAAKKAGIPVVLLDRNVDQSLAKAGRDYVTFIGSDFVDEGKRAAEALTKAVDGKATIIQLEGTTGSSPANDRRKGFEDYIKSQPGMKIVASQSGDFARDKGRQVAETLLQAHPDATAIYAHNDEMAIGAIAALEAAGKKPGKDVIVVSVDGTRDALQAIVDGKMLATVECNPKFGPKAFETLARYAKGEQIQPWVVNTDRFFDKSNAAQLIGDAY; the protein is encoded by the coding sequence ATGCTCAGAAGAACTTTCCTTGCACTCGCGACGGGTGTGGCAGCCCTTGGCATCGGACTCGGCGGCGTGTCGGCGCAGGAGTTGCCGAAGCTGAAACAGAAGGACAAGTACAAGGTCGGGTTCGCCCAGACCGAGTCGAACAATCCCTGGCGCATCGCACAGACCGAGAGCATGAAGGCAGAGGCCGCGAAGCTCGGGCATCAGCTCGTCTATACGGATGCCGCCGGTTCCGCCGCCAAGCAGGTCGCGGACGTCAATTCGATGATCGCCCAGGGCGTCGATCTGATCTTCCTGGCCCCGCGCGAGGAGAAGCCTCTCATCCCCGCCGTGATGGCAGCCAAGAAGGCCGGCATTCCGGTCGTCCTGCTCGACCGCAACGTGGACCAGAGCCTCGCCAAAGCGGGCCGGGACTACGTCACCTTCATCGGCTCGGACTTCGTCGACGAAGGCAAGCGCGCGGCCGAGGCCCTGACCAAGGCCGTGGACGGCAAGGCCACGATCATCCAGCTCGAGGGCACCACGGGCTCCTCGCCGGCCAATGACCGCCGCAAGGGCTTCGAGGACTACATCAAGTCTCAGCCCGGCATGAAGATCGTGGCATCGCAGTCCGGCGATTTCGCCCGCGACAAGGGCCGTCAGGTCGCCGAGACGCTGCTGCAGGCTCATCCCGACGCGACGGCCATCTATGCGCACAACGACGAAATGGCGATCGGCGCGATCGCGGCTCTCGAGGCCGCCGGCAAGAAGCCGGGCAAGGACGTGATCGTCGTCTCCGTCGACGGCACCCGCGATGCGCTGCAGGCCATCGTCGACGGCAAGATGCTCGCGACCGTCGAGTGCAATCCGAAGTTCGGACCGAAGGCCTTCGAGACGTTAGCGCGCTATGCCAAGGGCGAGCAGATCCAGCCCTGGGTGGTAAACACCGACCGCTTCTTCGACAAGTCGAACGCGGCCCAGCTCATCGGCGACGCATACTGA
- a CDS encoding helix-turn-helix domain-containing protein → MDNPEVIGGRIRRLRLALGYDQARAFCQFVGFSDQALYNYETGKRRISLDEVMKIVTKTGASLDFIYRGLEHTLPGHVLDKLVEYDRQEQKKRAAG, encoded by the coding sequence ATGGATAACCCGGAGGTCATTGGGGGCCGCATCAGGCGGCTACGACTTGCGCTTGGCTACGATCAGGCCCGCGCCTTCTGCCAATTCGTCGGGTTCTCCGACCAGGCTCTCTACAACTATGAAACAGGAAAGCGGCGGATCTCGCTGGACGAGGTCATGAAGATCGTCACGAAGACCGGAGCCTCACTCGACTTCATTTATCGAGGACTGGAGCACACACTGCCGGGGCATGTGCTCGATAAGCTCGTAGAGTACGACAGACAGGAACAGAAGAAGAGAGCGGCCGGTTAA
- a CDS encoding RNA-binding protein — protein MSKLTLSLKAEYFNAIRDGSKPEEFRLVTPYWQKRLEGRDYDGIVLTLGYPSRGDQSRRLERPWRGYRRTEITHPHFGPDPVEVYAIDVSLTP, from the coding sequence ATGAGCAAGCTGACCCTTTCGCTCAAGGCCGAGTATTTCAACGCCATTCGTGACGGCTCAAAGCCGGAAGAGTTCAGATTAGTCACGCCCTACTGGCAGAAGCGCCTTGAGGGCCGGGACTATGATGGGATCGTGCTGACCCTCGGCTATCCGAGCCGGGGCGATCAGAGCCGGCGCCTGGAGCGCCCTTGGCGCGGCTACCGCAGGACGGAGATCACGCACCCGCATTTCGGGCCTGATCCGGTCGAGGTCTACGCCATCGATGTCTCCCTAACCCCCTGA
- a CDS encoding FCD domain-containing protein has product MGHGVELLDTKPVGRRSDAVTQELVRMIQSGDLQEGDRLPAERELMQRYGVSRSAVREAILSLANRGLVTTRLGHRPIVSKPDYEIAIDKVGNLIGHLVVDRSGVWNLFESRIFLEAALARWAASHARRDDLEELRAALEANRQAIGNSSQFDETDAAFHAVLYRIPGNPIYPAVHKAYVEWLIQHWRSMKRGADIDQMNYAGHEAIFDAITARDPDGAEEALRRHLVAAWEFVRSTFSGKQVHGQ; this is encoded by the coding sequence ATGGGGCACGGCGTGGAGCTGCTCGACACGAAGCCGGTCGGGCGTCGATCGGATGCAGTGACCCAGGAACTCGTGCGGATGATCCAGTCCGGCGACCTTCAGGAGGGCGATCGGTTGCCGGCCGAACGGGAGCTGATGCAGCGATATGGGGTGAGCCGGTCGGCGGTCCGAGAAGCTATTCTGTCGTTGGCCAATCGTGGGCTCGTCACAACCCGCCTTGGGCATCGCCCCATCGTGAGCAAGCCCGATTACGAGATCGCCATCGACAAGGTCGGCAATCTCATCGGGCATCTCGTGGTTGATCGCAGCGGGGTCTGGAACCTGTTCGAATCCCGGATCTTCCTTGAGGCGGCACTGGCACGTTGGGCGGCCAGCCATGCGCGACGTGACGATCTCGAAGAGCTTCGAGCCGCTCTGGAAGCCAATCGGCAGGCGATCGGCAACTCGTCTCAATTCGACGAAACCGATGCCGCCTTCCATGCGGTTCTCTATCGGATCCCGGGAAATCCCATCTATCCGGCCGTTCACAAAGCCTATGTGGAATGGCTTATCCAGCACTGGCGCTCCATGAAGCGCGGAGCCGATATCGACCAGATGAACTATGCGGGGCATGAAGCAATCTTCGATGCCATCACGGCGCGCGATCCGGACGGCGCCGAGGAGGCGCTGCGCCGTCATCTTGTCGCGGCCTGGGAATTCGTGCGATCAACATTCTCCGGGAAGCAAGTGCACGGACAATGA